One Dioscorea cayenensis subsp. rotundata cultivar TDr96_F1 chromosome 17, TDr96_F1_v2_PseudoChromosome.rev07_lg8_w22 25.fasta, whole genome shotgun sequence DNA window includes the following coding sequences:
- the LOC120281102 gene encoding protein trichome birefringence-like 37 — translation MNVLFHALLCKSLLLLLLLQNGTPVMSLTIKNSSRCNLYQGSWVYDESYPLYDAAKCPHIRREFDCLKYGRPDKDYLKYRWQPTFCNVPRFDGEEFLKMWSGKMIMFVGDSLSLNQWQSLLCILHAAVPDVVTSSSSSGRNPISSLTYKGYNVTVMYYRAPYLVDIINEKIGRVLKLDSMQAGNQWLQANLLIFNTWHWWLRSGQYQPWDFIQDGNKILKDMNRTVAFSKALTTWAKWVNSSVNPNTTKVFFQGVSPSHFHANEWGKSFNKSCYGETEPVKGPRYPGGPVPQENTIKDILKTISKPVSLLDITYLSQLRKDAHPSSYNGIHLRLDCSHWCVPGLPDIWNQLMYTALKLNGF, via the exons ATGAATGTCCTATTCCACGCTTTGCTTTGCaagtctcttcttcttcttcttcttcttcaaaatggTACACCAGTGATGAGCCTCACTATCAAGAACTCATCAAGATGCAACCTTTATCAAGGTAGTTGGGTCTATGATGAATCATACCCTCTTTACGACGCCGCAAAATGCCCTCACATCCGCCGTGAGTTCGACTGTCTGAAGTACGGCCGTCCGGATAAAGACTACCTCAAGTACAGATGGCAACCGACTTTCTGTAATGTTCCAAG GTTTGATGGGGAGGAGTTCTTGAAAATGTGGAGTGGTAAGATGATAATGTTCGTCGGAGATTCTCTGAGTCTGAACCAGTGGCAATCCTTGTTGTGCATCCTGCATGCGGCGGTGCCGGACGTGGTcacatcatcctcatcctctgGCCGGAACCCTATTTCGTCCCTCACATACAAG GGCTACAATGTAACAGTGATGTATTATAGAGCACCATACTTGGTGGATATAATCAACGAAAAAATAGGAAGAGTTTTGAAGTTGGACTCCATGCAAGCAGGCAACCAATGGCTTCAAGCCAACCTTCTCATCTTCAACACTTGGCATTGGTGGCTTCGCAGTGGACAATACCAACC ATGGGATTTCATTCAAGATGGGAACAAGATATTGAAAGATATGAACCGCACCGTGGCTTTCTCAAAGGCATTGACAACTTGGGCAAAATGGGTGAACTCTTCTGtgaatccaaacactaccaAAGTCTTCTTTCAAGGAGTCTCTCCCTCTCACTTTCA TGCCAATGAATGGGGTAAATCCTTCAACAAGAGTTGTTACGGAGAGACTGAACCAGTGAAAGGACCAAGATATCCAGGAGGACCAGTTCCACAAGAGAATACAATCAAAGATATATTGAAAACCATATCAAAACCCGTGTCTCTTTTGGACATTACTTATCTCTCTCAACTCAGAAAAGATGCCCACCCTTCTTCATATAATGGAATTCACTTACGCTTGGACTGCAGCCATTGGTGTGTTCCTGGTCTTCCTGATATATGGAATCAATTGATGTATACAGCTCTCAAACTCAATGGTTTCTGA